A region of Malaciobacter marinus DNA encodes the following proteins:
- a CDS encoding DEAD/DEAH box helicase, which translates to MIKIRERLEQLYNQKRSIEEQIQYLEAQLQNEKKLNKSFSKNEKIELFKSLFVNRFDIYAKKWISKDNKKQKYFPVTQTFKGEDFIPLTNQEIELHLRGLNDIATYVIDYSNSCKYVVFELLDEDKFKLQITLNSLNIRAYYEITPFDSLKAWVFFEEKISAKMANLFANEILRRANITAKIFPKEQFATKANLGSYITLPLHLNYRKNNQTVFIDINTSKVYDDQWSVLNNVAKVKKQQVIPLCQEEKIKSFDETTFEEIIFPSFELKLIIYDFLYIPTKDLSKGLINKLKSFASFENPQIKVLLSLRKPLYNTPRVIKNYEEDEKYLKLPRGLIYKTLDFFKANSIKYLLDDKKYFEKIQTKKVVFTLRDEQQDAINNILKTDFSICVAPPGFGKTLIGAKMLELRACSTLIIVNKNMLLTQWIQRFVDYFKYDKKDIGYLGKGKNKLTGQIDVATMQSLKNDPDIINDYSFVIVDECHHIPAVTFEQIIKQFHGKYILGLSATPKRKDGLDPILFQQLGDISYEHIKKKTNTNRLKVIRTSFESNADNYATLINELCIDKNRNSLILEQIKTFITRKILVLSDRIEHLKVLEDLLNNEGIDYICIHGSMNKKEQDENMKQVKTKKLVLATTSYFGEGIDFPHLNTILFATPISYYGRLIQYLGRIGRDGQECLAIDFLDSKNAMLNSAYKKRLEGYKQMYYKQIIGK; encoded by the coding sequence ATGATAAAAATTCGTGAAAGATTAGAACAGCTTTATAATCAAAAAAGAAGTATTGAAGAGCAAATACAATATTTAGAAGCTCAACTTCAAAATGAAAAAAAGCTAAATAAATCTTTTTCAAAAAATGAGAAAATTGAACTTTTCAAATCATTATTTGTAAATAGATTTGATATTTATGCTAAAAAATGGATTAGCAAAGATAATAAAAAACAAAAATATTTTCCTGTAACACAAACTTTTAAGGGTGAGGATTTTATACCTTTAACAAACCAAGAGATTGAGCTTCATCTAAGAGGTTTAAATGATATAGCAACATATGTAATAGATTATTCTAATTCTTGTAAATATGTTGTGTTTGAACTTTTAGATGAGGATAAGTTTAAATTACAAATAACTTTAAACTCTTTAAATATTAGAGCATATTATGAAATTACACCATTTGATAGTTTAAAAGCTTGGGTATTTTTTGAAGAAAAAATTAGTGCAAAAATGGCAAATTTATTTGCAAATGAAATCTTAAGAAGAGCAAATATAACTGCAAAGATTTTTCCTAAAGAACAGTTTGCAACAAAGGCAAATTTAGGTTCATATATCACTTTACCTCTTCATTTAAATTATAGAAAAAACAATCAAACAGTTTTTATTGATATTAATACTTCAAAAGTTTATGATGACCAATGGAGTGTGCTAAATAATGTTGCAAAGGTAAAAAAACAACAAGTTATACCTTTATGTCAAGAAGAAAAAATAAAAAGTTTTGATGAAACAACTTTTGAAGAGATAATATTTCCAAGTTTTGAGTTAAAACTTATAATTTATGATTTTTTATATATTCCAACAAAGGACTTATCAAAAGGCTTAATAAATAAACTAAAAAGTTTTGCTAGTTTTGAAAACCCACAAATAAAAGTACTTTTAAGTCTTAGAAAACCACTATATAATACTCCAAGAGTTATAAAAAACTATGAAGAAGATGAAAAGTATTTAAAACTTCCAAGGGGACTTATTTATAAAACATTGGATTTTTTTAAGGCAAATAGCATTAAATATCTACTTGATGATAAAAAATATTTTGAAAAAATTCAAACAAAAAAAGTAGTTTTTACATTAAGAGATGAACAACAAGATGCAATTAATAATATATTAAAAACCGACTTTTCTATTTGTGTTGCGCCACCTGGTTTTGGAAAGACATTAATTGGTGCAAAGATGCTAGAGCTTAGAGCTTGTAGTACTTTGATAATTGTTAATAAAAATATGTTATTAACACAATGGATTCAAAGATTTGTAGATTATTTTAAATATGATAAAAAAGATATAGGTTACTTAGGAAAAGGAAAAAATAAATTAACAGGTCAAATTGACGTTGCAACAATGCAAAGTTTAAAAAATGATCCTGATATTATAAATGATTATTCTTTTGTAATAGTAGATGAATGTCACCATATTCCAGCTGTAACTTTTGAACAAATTATTAAACAGTTTCATGGGAAGTATATATTAGGTCTTAGTGCAACACCTAAAAGAAAAGATGGATTAGATCCTATTTTATTTCAACAACTAGGTGATATATCATATGAGCATATAAAAAAGAAAACAAATACAAATAGATTAAAAGTAATTAGAACAAGTTTTGAAAGTAATGCAGACAATTATGCAACATTAATAAATGAATTATGTATAGATAAAAACCGTAATTCTTTGATTTTAGAACAAATTAAAACTTTTATTACAAGAAAAATTTTAGTTTTAAGCGATAGAATAGAACATTTAAAAGTACTTGAAGACTTGCTAAATAATGAAGGTATTGATTATATTTGTATTCATGGAAGTATGAATAAAAAAGAGCAAGATGAAAATATGAAGCAAGTAAAAACAAAAAAATTAGTACTTGCAACTACTTCATATTTTGGTGAGGGTATAGATTTCCCTCATTTAAATACAATACTTTTTGCAACACCAATTTCATACTATGGAAGACTTATTCAATATCTAGGAAGAATTGGAAGAGATGGGCAAGAGTGTTTAGCAATTGATTTTTTAGATTCAAAGAATGCTATGTTAAATTCAGCCTATAAAAAAAGGCTTGAGGGTTACAAGCAAATGTATTATAAACAAATTATAGGAAAATAG
- a CDS encoding cation:proton antiporter: MLGIIVWTIFIAVMVNLLLKKFNLPTIIGYIATGTIIAYLFDLHNAVNNHDLKEIAEFGIVFLMFTIGLEFSIDHLNKMKKEVLVTGGLQIVVTTVFVFLVCMYILGFDYKTSLVIGAALSLSSTAIVLKIYNENGDIKKPYGRRVLGILIMQDIGVIPILLMISIFSMDDSKSIANIVFETTVAAFILILLLYITGKYLLEPFFEYVSESKSEELFVASVLLIAIGASYMAHYFGFSHSLGAFIAGMMISETKFKHQVEADLVPFRNLLLGVFFITVGMQINFSVIAEHIFTILILLPVLLGLKYIIIYLLVRIDDTKRVAFKTALSLVQIGEFSLAVLELARSKSLIDPTYSQILIVTIVISMLLTPLVLKNLSSIAARILPEDTMQIVNSMQIADDTKGHIVVIGYGHLGQEVVEKLKAEHRNYVIVEHNMKYYKIGKDKNEPIIFGNAASKTILQSINIKESAAIVVAIDNPEKLTLICEVIDDLTHNTKTIVKVGRKSEAKELEKLHIEHVIVEDEVLSQAILEETRSCRLDFIKK; the protein is encoded by the coding sequence ATGTTAGGGATTATTGTTTGGACAATATTTATTGCAGTTATGGTAAATCTTTTATTAAAAAAATTTAATTTACCAACTATTATAGGTTATATTGCTACTGGTACTATTATTGCTTATTTATTTGATTTACATAATGCTGTAAATAACCATGATTTAAAAGAAATAGCAGAGTTTGGTATAGTTTTTTTAATGTTTACAATTGGTTTAGAGTTTTCAATTGACCATTTAAATAAAATGAAAAAAGAAGTACTTGTAACAGGTGGTTTGCAAATAGTTGTAACAACTGTTTTTGTTTTTTTGGTATGTATGTATATACTTGGATTTGATTATAAAACTTCTTTAGTAATAGGGGCTGCCTTATCACTCTCTTCAACTGCAATAGTTTTAAAAATTTATAATGAAAATGGTGATATTAAAAAGCCATATGGAAGAAGAGTTTTAGGTATTTTAATTATGCAAGATATAGGAGTAATTCCTATTTTGCTTATGATATCAATTTTTAGTATGGATGATAGTAAATCAATAGCAAATATTGTATTTGAAACAACAGTAGCTGCTTTTATTTTGATTTTACTTCTTTATATAACTGGTAAATATTTATTAGAGCCTTTTTTTGAATATGTTAGTGAATCTAAATCAGAAGAGCTTTTTGTAGCTTCTGTTTTATTAATAGCAATTGGAGCTTCATATATGGCTCATTATTTTGGCTTTTCACACTCCTTAGGTGCATTTATTGCTGGTATGATGATTAGTGAAACGAAATTTAAGCATCAAGTAGAAGCTGACTTAGTTCCTTTTAGAAATCTTCTTTTAGGAGTATTCTTTATAACAGTTGGAATGCAAATTAATTTTTCAGTAATTGCTGAACATATTTTTACTATTTTAATTTTACTTCCTGTTTTACTGGGCTTAAAATATATAATTATTTATTTACTTGTAAGAATTGATGATACAAAAAGAGTTGCATTTAAAACAGCTTTATCTTTAGTTCAAATAGGTGAATTTTCTCTAGCAGTTTTAGAATTAGCAAGAAGTAAATCTTTAATTGATCCAACTTATTCACAAATTTTAATTGTAACTATAGTTATTTCAATGCTTTTAACTCCATTGGTATTAAAAAATCTATCTTCAATTGCAGCTAGAATATTACCTGAAGATACGATGCAAATAGTAAATAGTATGCAAATAGCTGATGATACAAAAGGTCATATTGTAGTGATTGGTTATGGACATTTAGGTCAAGAAGTAGTTGAAAAATTAAAAGCTGAACATAGAAACTATGTAATAGTTGAACATAATATGAAGTATTACAAAATAGGAAAAGATAAAAATGAACCTATAATTTTTGGAAATGCTGCTAGTAAAACAATACTTCAATCAATAAATATAAAAGAATCAGCAGCAATTGTAGTAGCAATTGATAACCCTGAAAAATTAACACTAATATGTGAAGTTATTGATGACTTGACACATAATACAAAAACGATAGTAAAAGTTGGAAGAAAAAGTGAAGCAAAAGAGTTAGAAAAATTACATATTGAGCATGTTATTGTAGAAGATGAGGTCTTGTCTCAAGCAATTTTAGAAGAAACAAGAAGTTGTAGACTTGATTTTATAAAAAAGTAA